The Halomicronema hongdechloris C2206 genome includes a window with the following:
- a CDS encoding TonB-dependent receptor domain-containing protein: MIDRTRVSLAYSYDAPESPSFLTGAEAQLFYQEATTTELLEETRASGSAFPGQPVFRDTENRFVADSYGGNLQLRSDFTTGSVSHRLTYGLDVSNTFNSRPRDRIETNLNTGESTNVIPPDTFPVKDFPDGNTLRLGVYAQDELEVGPLDIIAGLRFDHYDLSTDPDEAFTRNGAEAADLTASAFSPRIALLYEATPELSLYGQYARGFRAPLYSEINSGFTNLTSPFFKYETLSNPELEPETSDSFELGIRGNFPQVDFRLTGFYNTYDNFIETFVGAGTRCLVDVDPCPTFAPPFSFDTQVVNQFQTQNVARARIYGIEAGGEYRFDPRGYGFSLLGSLAWVRGDDLTADQPLPSVNPLTAVVGLRYRAPEDRWRAEFLSTIVGKARTPEDTTFFVPDAYAVFDLIGSYDPTPNLGLSLGVYNLLNTEYYAYSEVRTVDANAPNIQRFTQPGINVRVGLSYRF, translated from the coding sequence TTGATTGATCGCACCCGGGTCAGCCTCGCCTACAGCTATGACGCCCCCGAGAGCCCATCCTTCTTAACCGGTGCTGAGGCTCAGCTGTTTTATCAAGAGGCCACCACGACGGAGCTATTGGAAGAAACCCGGGCTTCCGGGTCGGCTTTCCCGGGACAACCTGTGTTTAGGGATACCGAGAACCGGTTTGTTGCCGACAGCTATGGGGGTAATCTGCAGCTGCGCAGTGACTTTACCACCGGCAGCGTCAGCCACCGTCTCACCTATGGACTGGATGTGTCGAATACCTTCAACTCTCGCCCCCGCGATCGCATCGAAACCAACCTCAACACCGGGGAATCCACCAACGTCATTCCCCCAGATACCTTCCCCGTGAAGGATTTTCCCGATGGCAATACCTTGCGGCTAGGGGTCTATGCTCAAGATGAGCTCGAGGTTGGCCCCCTTGATATCATCGCTGGCTTGCGCTTCGATCACTATGATCTCAGCACTGATCCAGATGAAGCCTTCACCCGCAATGGCGCAGAAGCGGCTGATTTAACCGCATCAGCCTTTTCGCCGCGCATTGCCCTGCTCTATGAAGCCACCCCAGAACTCTCTCTCTATGGCCAATATGCCCGTGGCTTCCGGGCGCCTCTATATAGCGAGATCAACAGCGGCTTCACCAATTTAACCAGTCCTTTCTTCAAGTACGAAACCCTGTCTAATCCTGAGTTGGAACCGGAAACCAGCGATAGTTTCGAGCTGGGGATTCGGGGGAACTTTCCCCAGGTCGATTTTCGCCTCACCGGCTTTTACAATACCTACGACAATTTCATCGAGACCTTTGTCGGGGCAGGCACTCGTTGTTTGGTGGATGTGGATCCCTGCCCGACCTTTGCCCCTCCCTTTAGTTTCGATACCCAGGTGGTGAATCAATTCCAGACCCAAAATGTGGCCCGGGCGCGCATTTATGGCATCGAGGCCGGCGGCGAATACCGCTTCGACCCCAGGGGCTATGGCTTTAGTCTCCTGGGTAGTCTGGCTTGGGTGCGCGGCGATGACCTCACGGCCGATCAGCCTTTGCCGTCGGTCAATCCTCTCACTGCGGTGGTCGGGCTGCGATACCGGGCCCCGGAGGATCGGTGGCGGGCTGAATTCCTCAGCACGATTGTGGGTAAGGCCCGCACGCCGGAGGACACCACCTTCTTTGTGCCCGACGCCTATGCGGTGTTTGATCTGATTGGCAGCTATGACCCCACGCCCAATCTGGGGCTGAGTCTGGGGGTCTATAACCTGCTCAATACGGAATACTACGCCTATTCCGAGGTCCGCACAGTTGATGCGAATGCCCCGAATATCCAGCGTTTTACTCAGCCCGGCATCAATGTCCGCGTCGGTCTGAGCTATCGTTTCTAA
- a CDS encoding TonB-dependent receptor plug domain-containing protein: MATEMAVNDDPEISLEAGDLGEIIDLTEALEANLGPESGSSALASNGNESDLASDAPAPAFLAQDIPEGGTLRITVTGTRTPRDVEDLPATVTVFELEDFNFYQMQDLQDLVRYEPGVSVRNNRRFGLQDVNIRGLEGNRVLFQLDGIRLPERFEFGPFNIGRGDYVDFATLQAVEILRGPASTLYGSDALGGVVTYRSLEPRDLLGDEDDFAADVSSVRSRIF; this comes from the coding sequence ATGGCAACCGAGATGGCTGTCAACGACGATCCTGAAATCTCCCTGGAAGCAGGAGATCTGGGCGAAATCATTGATCTAACTGAAGCCTTGGAAGCCAACCTAGGCCCTGAATCGGGGTCTTCAGCGCTTGCCTCCAATGGTAATGAATCCGATTTAGCATCCGATGCCCCTGCCCCCGCCTTCCTGGCCCAAGACATCCCCGAGGGAGGCACGCTGCGCATCACCGTCACCGGCACCCGTACCCCCCGCGATGTGGAGGATTTGCCCGCCACCGTCACCGTCTTTGAATTAGAGGATTTCAACTTCTATCAAATGCAAGACCTGCAGGATCTGGTTCGATACGAACCGGGGGTCTCTGTGCGCAACAATCGTCGGTTTGGGCTGCAGGATGTCAATATTCGGGGTCTGGAGGGCAATCGGGTGCTGTTTCAACTCGATGGCATTCGTCTGCCGGAACGGTTTGAATTTGGCCCCTTCAATATCGGCAGAGGTGATTACGTAGACTTTGCTACCCTGCAAGCGGTGGAGATATTGCGGGGACCGGCCTCTACTCTGTACGGTAGCGACGCCCTGGGGGGCGTGGTCACCTATCGCTCTCTGGAACCCAGGGATTTACTGGGCGACGAGGATGACTTCGCCGCCGATGTGTCATCAGTGAGGTCGAGGATATTTTGA
- a CDS encoding ATP-binding cassette domain-containing protein gives MAQNPKVLLLDEPTTFLDLHYQLQLLELLKRLNRQRGLSIITVLHDINMAARYSDRIALLRQGQLWAVGSPAEVLTPTLMRQVFDVEVALLHTPVGLQMCPLTASPLTSEV, from the coding sequence TTGGCCCAAAACCCTAAGGTGCTGCTGCTAGACGAACCGACGACCTTTCTAGACCTGCACTATCAGCTGCAGCTACTGGAGTTGCTCAAGCGGCTGAATCGTCAACGGGGGCTCTCTATCATCACAGTGCTCCACGACATCAACATGGCAGCTCGCTATAGCGATCGCATCGCCCTGCTGCGCCAAGGCCAACTCTGGGCTGTGGGATCGCCGGCAGAGGTCCTGACACCAACCCTAATGCGCCAGGTCTTCGATGTAGAGGTCGCCCTGCTGCATACCCCCGTGGGGCTGCAAATGTGTCCCCTAACTGCGAGCCCCCTCACTTCTGAGGTGTGA
- a CDS encoding ATP-binding cassette domain-containing protein translates to MFYGDRTIVAAVNLSLAPGEWLSLIGANGSGKSTLLRLLSRILQPEAGNVSCCDGHDIHTPTVPRVAALLALLPQQHPCRLTSRCINSSAWAAPPINPGGSGI, encoded by the coding sequence GTGTTCTATGGCGATCGCACCATCGTTGCCGCGGTCAATCTATCCCTGGCGCCCGGGGAATGGCTCAGCTTGATCGGAGCCAATGGCTCTGGGAAATCCACCCTGCTGCGGCTGCTGAGCCGTATCCTCCAGCCTGAAGCAGGGAATGTCTCCTGCTGCGATGGCCATGATATTCACACCCCTACCGTCCCCCGCGTGGCCGCGCTTTTGGCCCTGCTGCCCCAGCAACATCCCTGCCGACTAACCTCACGGTGTATCAACTCGTCAGCTTGGGCCGCTCCCCCCATCAACCCTGGTGGCAGTGGGATCTAG
- a CDS encoding FecCD family ABC transporter permease, translating into MATLTRFPDYLPRYLGQRQRIVLATGLLVLGLGIVLVLSLTMGSVALTGSELMAAALRQGDAIHQTILWELRLPRVLAALVVGAALGLAGALLQGMLRNGLASPFLLGISAGAGLMVVLAVGVGLVQIWVPLGAWLGAVMTTLLVYLLARTGTTISVERLILGGVAFSSFFGAIQSLLLLLSPDGQIQAALNWLIGSLNGRGWSEVTLVGPGIVVALGVGCLLARQVNLLSLGDDLATGLGTSLMRSRCLIGAVATLLAAGAVSIAGLVGFVGLIVPHGVRLLVGTDYRLVLPFSALGGALVLSAADLMARAGPVELPVGVVTAVLGAPVFIWLLHRRRAQRRAIVMPLEARQLSWCSMAIAPSLPRSIYPWRPGNGSA; encoded by the coding sequence ATGGCAACGCTGACGCGATTCCCAGACTACCTCCCCCGCTACCTAGGGCAACGGCAACGCATTGTCCTAGCCACAGGCTTGCTGGTGCTGGGCTTGGGCATCGTTCTCGTTTTGTCGCTGACCATGGGCTCCGTGGCCCTAACGGGATCCGAGCTGATGGCAGCGGCCCTGCGGCAGGGAGATGCCATCCACCAGACCATCCTCTGGGAGTTGCGACTGCCGCGGGTCTTGGCAGCCCTGGTGGTAGGGGCGGCCCTGGGCCTGGCCGGGGCCCTGCTACAGGGCATGTTGCGCAATGGCCTGGCCAGTCCGTTTTTGTTGGGTATCTCGGCTGGAGCCGGGTTGATGGTGGTGTTGGCGGTCGGCGTAGGGCTGGTGCAGATCTGGGTGCCCCTGGGGGCGTGGTTGGGGGCTGTAATGACCACGCTTTTGGTGTATCTCTTGGCCCGCACAGGCACCACGATATCGGTGGAACGCTTGATTTTAGGGGGGGTGGCCTTTAGCTCCTTTTTCGGCGCCATCCAGTCGCTGCTGTTGCTACTATCTCCCGATGGCCAAATTCAAGCGGCATTGAACTGGCTAATCGGTAGCCTCAATGGTCGCGGCTGGAGCGAGGTGACCCTGGTGGGGCCTGGCATTGTGGTGGCCCTAGGGGTTGGCTGTTTGCTGGCCCGGCAAGTCAACCTATTGAGCCTAGGGGATGATCTGGCCACGGGCCTAGGCACTTCCCTGATGCGATCGCGCTGCCTGATTGGTGCTGTGGCCACCCTGCTCGCGGCTGGAGCCGTCAGCATTGCTGGACTAGTGGGATTTGTGGGGTTAATTGTGCCCCATGGCGTGCGATTACTCGTCGGCACTGACTATCGGCTAGTGTTGCCATTTTCAGCCCTGGGAGGTGCCTTGGTGTTATCGGCGGCAGACCTGATGGCCCGAGCCGGCCCGGTAGAACTGCCGGTCGGGGTGGTGACCGCCGTGTTGGGGGCCCCTGTCTTCATCTGGTTGCTGCACCGTCGTCGCGCGCAGAGGAGGGCTATAGTCATGCCCTTAGAGGCCCGTCAGCTTTCTTGGTGTTCTATGGCGATCGCACCATCGTTGCCGCGGTCAATCTATCCCTGGCGCCCGGGGAATGGCTCAGCTTGA
- a CDS encoding class I SAM-dependent methyltransferase, with translation MNTVSDAMALSGVPRTLLLTTRARVEEHQRPDGIFRDPDIAQWWPALSWDPALDPVYSPWVQLSWAVRAQVLDQMVQRHLATYANVVVVELGAGLSTRYYRVGQGCRCWLELDVPEVIALRRQVDTETSQHRFLAASALDSRWLDAVPAGPPETLLILAEGLLMYFEAAQVQQLITRLKQRFLGATFLFDAVGGITQGRWAQQLARLEAPLRWFIRNEHDIPALGLSVLEVRSLPQDICRYPHRLGWFRWVPWLSKLPPFRNASLILETKLKT, from the coding sequence ATGAATACTGTGTCTGATGCGATGGCGCTCTCTGGCGTACCGCGTACCCTGTTGCTAACCACTCGGGCCCGGGTAGAGGAACATCAACGGCCGGATGGCATTTTCCGCGACCCTGATATCGCCCAGTGGTGGCCGGCATTGTCCTGGGATCCGGCCCTAGACCCCGTCTATAGTCCCTGGGTTCAATTGAGCTGGGCCGTGCGGGCCCAGGTGTTAGATCAGATGGTGCAGCGGCATCTGGCCACCTATGCCAATGTCGTGGTGGTAGAACTGGGCGCCGGCCTCTCTACCCGCTATTACCGGGTGGGCCAGGGCTGCCGCTGCTGGCTAGAGCTAGATGTGCCAGAGGTGATTGCCCTGCGGCGCCAGGTTGACACCGAGACCAGTCAGCATCGGTTTTTGGCGGCCTCAGCCCTGGATAGTCGCTGGCTAGATGCCGTCCCGGCAGGGCCGCCGGAAACCCTATTGATCCTTGCAGAAGGGCTGCTGATGTATTTTGAGGCGGCCCAGGTGCAGCAGTTGATTACCCGGCTCAAACAGCGCTTTTTGGGGGCGACCTTTCTGTTTGATGCCGTCGGCGGTATTACCCAGGGGCGGTGGGCCCAGCAATTAGCCCGGCTAGAGGCGCCCCTGCGATGGTTTATTCGGAATGAGCACGATATTCCGGCGCTGGGGTTGTCGGTGCTGGAGGTGCGATCGCTGCCGCAGGACATTTGCCGCTATCCCCATCGCCTTGGCTGGTTTCGCTGGGTGCCTTGGCTGAGTAAGCTGCCGCCTTTCCGCAATGCCAGCTTAATCCTAGAAACCAAGCTGAAAACCTAA
- a CDS encoding potassium channel family protein, protein MTFGNGITHPTPDATLPRQPQIIVCGLGRTGFRIFSLLRQQGADVIGVNPTPLPQGCYPSHDIVVGDLQAAATLQRAGIEVAHTLLLANSDDALNLAILTQARLLNPQIRIINRLFNASLGERLDQTLPRHVSMSVAALAGPLFAFAALGNRAIGQIRLFDTTWPMHEEIIREDHPWRGQPLRGLWESRQRMLIYYWSAQHRIDLVSAVMAGHRLQPGDRLIVATRPARSRPHQRSAAQAWRRLMNTLHQVRRRSRAALTVLLALMLTIAIATGTYVGTSLDTSLVDALYFAVGMITGAGGQEQVAETATAAIKVFTAVMMLVGAGVIGVCYALLNDFILGTRFHEFWNVARLPQQQHYVVCGLGGVGYRIATQLQTLGHEVVVIERDAQSRFLGAAKALNLPVIIGDASLASTLETVQLKRAAALVAVTSDDTVNLEIALTARSVAPRLAVVVRNQDPEFAQQVQQVFEFDQVMSPTELAAPAFAAAALGGRILGNGMAGHHLWVAIATLITPNHPFCQQTIKALAPTTDLVPLYIESQGHTIHGLDLLEFVLQSGDILYMTLPASRLEQLWRHTATPLITP, encoded by the coding sequence ATGACCTTCGGCAATGGGATAACTCACCCCACCCCGGACGCAACCTTGCCACGGCAACCGCAAATCATTGTCTGCGGGTTAGGGCGTACCGGCTTCCGGATTTTCTCGTTACTGCGGCAACAAGGGGCCGATGTGATTGGGGTCAATCCGACGCCTCTGCCCCAGGGCTGCTATCCTAGCCATGACATCGTTGTCGGCGATCTGCAGGCGGCAGCAACCCTGCAACGGGCTGGCATTGAGGTGGCCCATACATTATTGCTGGCTAACTCGGATGATGCCTTGAATCTGGCCATTCTCACCCAAGCCCGCCTGCTCAATCCCCAGATTCGCATTATCAATCGGCTGTTTAATGCCAGCTTGGGGGAACGCCTAGACCAAACCCTGCCTCGCCACGTCAGCATGAGCGTGGCGGCGTTAGCCGGTCCCCTGTTTGCGTTTGCGGCTTTGGGGAACCGGGCCATCGGACAAATTCGCCTGTTTGACACCACCTGGCCCATGCACGAGGAAATCATCCGCGAGGATCATCCCTGGCGGGGACAACCGCTGCGGGGGCTATGGGAAAGCCGTCAGCGGATGCTGATTTACTACTGGTCAGCGCAGCACCGTATCGATTTAGTGTCGGCAGTGATGGCGGGGCATCGCCTGCAGCCAGGTGATCGGTTGATCGTGGCCACGCGTCCGGCCCGCTCGCGTCCCCATCAGCGCTCAGCGGCCCAGGCCTGGCGGAGGCTGATGAATACCTTACATCAGGTGCGTCGACGCAGTCGCGCCGCCTTGACGGTGTTGCTGGCCTTGATGCTGACGATTGCGATCGCAACCGGTACCTATGTGGGGACCAGTCTGGACACCTCCCTGGTCGATGCCCTCTACTTTGCGGTGGGCATGATTACCGGGGCGGGGGGCCAGGAGCAGGTGGCCGAAACCGCTACCGCTGCTATCAAGGTATTTACGGCGGTGATGATGTTGGTGGGGGCCGGGGTGATTGGGGTGTGCTACGCCCTGCTCAATGATTTCATTCTAGGCACCCGCTTCCATGAATTTTGGAATGTGGCCCGCTTGCCGCAACAGCAGCACTATGTGGTGTGTGGCCTAGGGGGGGTGGGCTATCGCATTGCCACTCAGCTACAAACCCTCGGCCATGAGGTGGTTGTGATCGAACGGGATGCCCAGAGTCGTTTCTTGGGGGCGGCCAAGGCCCTAAATCTGCCCGTGATTATTGGGGATGCCAGCCTGGCCTCAACTCTGGAGACGGTGCAGCTGAAGCGGGCGGCGGCCCTGGTGGCGGTGACCAGCGATGACACCGTGAATCTAGAAATTGCCCTGACGGCTCGCAGTGTGGCGCCGCGACTGGCGGTGGTGGTGCGCAACCAGGATCCTGAGTTTGCCCAGCAAGTGCAGCAGGTGTTTGAGTTTGACCAGGTCATGAGCCCCACGGAACTGGCGGCTCCAGCCTTCGCGGCGGCGGCCTTGGGAGGGCGAATTTTGGGCAATGGCATGGCCGGTCACCACCTGTGGGTTGCGATCGCAACCCTGATTACCCCGAACCATCCCTTCTGCCAGCAGACGATTAAGGCCCTGGCCCCGACCACCGACCTGGTCCCCCTCTATATCGAATCCCAGGGGCACACCATCCACGGCTTAGATCTCCTGGAGTTTGTGCTGCAGAGCGGCGATATTCTGTACATGACCCTACCCGCCAGTCGCCTAGAGCAACTCTGGCGCCACACCGCCACTCCCCTGATCACCCCTTGA
- a CDS encoding CPBP family glutamic-type intramembrane protease: MTVILMGHGWRRVRAYARRIVKVKGHWGWYLAVLLGIPALNGLAAVWMELMGQDAIAPPTLSLDAWLTAALLRGTEGPVEEIGWRGFALPMLQQQYSGFRASIILGFLWALWHVPVIVLGRSVGGGLAGALPAVLLLFFACTTAVFRL; encoded by the coding sequence TTGACTGTCATCCTAATGGGGCACGGCTGGCGCCGAGTTCGAGCCTATGCTCGGAGAATTGTCAAGGTGAAGGGGCATTGGGGGTGGTATTTGGCAGTGCTTTTGGGGATTCCCGCTTTGAATGGGCTGGCGGCAGTTTGGATGGAGTTAATGGGGCAAGATGCGATCGCACCGCCCACCCTATCTTTAGACGCCTGGTTGACAGCTGCGCTGCTGCGGGGCACAGAAGGTCCAGTGGAAGAAATTGGCTGGCGCGGGTTTGCTCTTCCCATGCTGCAACAGCAATACAGTGGATTTCGGGCCTCGATCATTCTCGGCTTCCTGTGGGCGTTGTGGCATGTTCCGGTAATCGTACTGGGTCGTTCAGTAGGCGGAGGACTCGCAGGGGCTTTACCGGCCGTCTTACTCCTGTTCTTCGCATGCACGACGGCAGTATTCAGACTCTAG
- the petE gene encoding plastocyanin — MKLVARVVRRFGITFLAMALVVGSLLAVAAPAHASNVEVKMGSDAGLLVFEPATVTVQPGDSVTWVNNKMAPHNVIFDASGIPGDKDLATKISHDALTFAPGESYSTTFTEDMPAGTYNYYCAPHRGAGMVGKVILEK; from the coding sequence ATGAAACTCGTAGCTCGTGTCGTTCGTCGTTTTGGTATTACTTTTCTGGCTATGGCCCTGGTGGTGGGTAGCCTACTCGCTGTGGCCGCCCCTGCCCATGCCAGCAACGTCGAAGTGAAGATGGGGTCTGATGCGGGACTGCTGGTCTTTGAACCGGCGACTGTTACCGTGCAGCCTGGTGACTCAGTGACCTGGGTCAATAACAAGATGGCTCCCCACAATGTCATTTTTGATGCGTCGGGAATCCCCGGCGACAAAGATTTGGCCACTAAGATTTCCCACGATGCGTTGACCTTTGCCCCCGGTGAATCCTACAGCACGACCTTCACCGAGGATATGCCTGCGGGCACCTATAACTACTACTGTGCCCCTCACCGCGGTGCCGGCATGGTGGGCAAGGTCATTCTAGAGAAGTGA
- the psbV gene encoding photosystem II cytochrome c-550 — MLRRCIWLVAIAVFFVSHLIMAPAIAAELDEATRTVKLNPEGDTLVLSQEQVIRGRNRFNNACGSCHVGGITKTNPTVGLEPEALAGALPPRDNIEALVAFLKEPTTYDGMDDISQIHPSIESRDIFPQMRNLTEEDLVAIAGHILLQPKIIGDMWGAGKTRYSAP, encoded by the coding sequence ATGCTTAGGAGATGCATTTGGCTGGTTGCGATCGCAGTCTTCTTCGTCAGCCATCTGATCATGGCACCCGCGATTGCGGCAGAGCTAGATGAAGCCACCCGGACCGTCAAGCTCAATCCTGAGGGCGATACCTTAGTCTTGAGCCAAGAGCAGGTAATTCGGGGACGTAATCGCTTTAATAACGCCTGTGGCTCTTGCCACGTAGGTGGTATCACGAAAACGAATCCAACCGTGGGGCTAGAGCCCGAAGCATTAGCTGGAGCTTTGCCCCCTCGGGATAATATTGAGGCTCTGGTCGCCTTTCTCAAAGAACCGACCACCTACGATGGAATGGACGATATTTCCCAGATCCATCCCAGCATCGAGAGCCGTGATATCTTCCCTCAAATGCGTAATCTGACCGAAGAAGATCTCGTGGCCATTGCTGGCCATATCCTGCTACAGCCCAAAATCATTGGTGATATGTGGGGAGCTGGGAAAACCCGCTACTCCGCCCCTTAA
- the accD gene encoding acetyl-CoA carboxylase, carboxyltransferase subunit beta produces the protein MSLFDWFANRQKSGPISEQRQEREIADGLWTKCEACGVLTYTKDLRANHWVCNDCGHHHRIHSDERIRQLIDGDSWHPWDTYILPQDPLRFRDRKAYTDRLRDMQAKTGLTDGVQTGFGKLQGLSVGLGVMDFRCMGGSMGSVVGEKLTRLIERSTEARYPVIIVCASGGARMQEGMLSLMQMAKISGALECHRQAGLLYTPVLSHPTTGGVTASFAMLGDIIIAEPKATIGFAGRRVVEQTLREKLPDDFQTAEYLLNHGFVDIIVPRTQLKSTLAQLIRLHQPFESPLPSVLRQEISPLVSSPSQMTHS, from the coding sequence ATGTCTTTGTTCGACTGGTTTGCTAACCGACAAAAATCTGGTCCCATCAGTGAACAACGGCAGGAGCGAGAGATTGCTGATGGCCTGTGGACCAAGTGTGAAGCCTGTGGAGTGCTGACCTATACCAAGGATCTGCGGGCTAATCATTGGGTCTGCAACGACTGTGGTCATCACCATCGAATTCACAGTGATGAACGGATTCGCCAGTTAATTGATGGGGATAGTTGGCATCCCTGGGATACCTATATCCTGCCTCAGGATCCGCTCCGGTTTCGCGATCGCAAAGCTTATACCGATCGATTACGGGATATGCAGGCCAAGACAGGGCTGACGGATGGCGTACAGACAGGGTTTGGTAAGCTGCAGGGGTTATCCGTGGGTCTAGGGGTGATGGATTTTCGCTGCATGGGAGGCAGCATGGGCTCGGTGGTGGGGGAAAAGCTCACCCGGCTGATCGAGCGTAGCACTGAAGCACGATACCCGGTAATCATTGTTTGTGCCTCTGGCGGAGCCCGCATGCAGGAGGGCATGCTGAGCCTCATGCAGATGGCCAAGATTTCTGGTGCCTTAGAGTGCCATCGGCAAGCGGGATTGCTCTACACCCCGGTATTATCTCATCCCACTACCGGTGGCGTTACGGCCAGCTTCGCCATGCTGGGGGATATTATCATTGCTGAACCAAAGGCCACCATTGGGTTTGCCGGACGACGGGTAGTGGAGCAGACGCTGCGGGAGAAATTACCTGACGATTTCCAGACGGCAGAATATCTGTTGAATCATGGCTTCGTGGACATTATCGTCCCCCGGACTCAGCTCAAGAGCACGTTGGCCCAGCTGATCCGCCTGCATCAGCCTTTTGAGTCTCCCTTGCCCTCTGTGCTGCGGCAGGAAATCAGTCCCCTGGTAAGTTCCCCGAGTCAGATGACCCATTCTTGA
- a CDS encoding ferredoxin-thioredoxin reductase variable chain: MKVGDRVRVKDSVIFYHHPKHRNDAFDAKGMEGTVVKVLSDYQGRVISANYPVRVEFPLEGAKRPFRAHLRTDELEIVEEAN, translated from the coding sequence ATGAAAGTTGGCGATCGCGTCCGCGTTAAAGACTCTGTTATCTTTTACCACCACCCCAAGCATCGCAATGACGCGTTTGATGCTAAGGGGATGGAAGGAACGGTGGTGAAGGTGTTATCGGACTACCAAGGTCGCGTAATCAGCGCGAATTATCCGGTCCGAGTTGAGTTTCCCCTTGAGGGTGCCAAGCGCCCCTTTCGAGCTCACCTACGAACCGATGAGCTGGAAATTGTGGAGGAGGCTAATTAA